TCACGTTGCCGGCAGAGTCTCGCAGGATGTTGGCACCTGGGGTAATGGTACCGAATAATATTCCATTAAGTAattctgccccctcccccaaaaaagaAAGACTGCTGGTTTTGTCTCTGTTCTATAGGTCTCCAGGTCACGTTCAGGTGGATACCTTTGATGTCACGATGCACGATCATATTGCTGTGAAGGTAGGACATGCCGTCGAGGATCTGCTTGGTGTACTTCCGGGTCACGTTCTCCGTTAGGGCCCCATAAGCCTTCAGTTGGTCCTTAACTGAGCCCTACGGACACACTGCATACTGAGTACACACACTGCCCATCATTTGGGTCTGTTACAGTGGTAATGAAGGAGATGGCTTCTTTTGAGCACCAAAACGGTGTCTCATCCCAGACAGACACAAGTGAAGAATGCAGGAGCTCACCCCGGGCATGTACTCCATGAAGATGGTGAGGGTCTTCTCGCCGTGGTCCCGCAGGCAGCCGTAATACTGCACGATGCGCTCGTGGTGCAGGCTCTTTAGGAGCTGTATCTCACACTCCAGGGTGCTCACCTCCTACAGGGGCAGAAGTTGTTAACGTACCATCTGCCGCATTTGGAGGAATGCCGCCAGGCCAGCTGGACAGCCACGAATCGAAACGAACATCCAGGGAAATGCTGGTTAGCATCCAAAACTTTGGCTTCTGTTGGACTTAGGACCAGAAAATGCAAAAGAAAATTTAcaataaatatacagtataatccATTTATTCATTGTCCATAAACCTCACAGTTGGATGTTCGGAACTACAGCAGGAACCCCACGtcaaatgggtaagaagcccacgCAGCAGGTAATACATCTCTATGCTCagtagagtgatttcaccattaggCCCAATGTCTGTTACCAACAACCACAGCATGTTTAAAACCATTAAAATGGTTATAATGCTTAGCCACAAAGCCACAGAGTCTATAAGTGTTTGTGTATTTTTCAGAATCATGCGCCCAGGGGAGGGCTGCAGCAGCAGCACTCACCACTGCAGAGGGCTGACCCTGCGTTCTCAGTTTAATGTTGCTTTAGATACAAGCATCTACCAAACAAGCAAATGTAGAAATGCTATACTGGAGTGGATAGCAATGACGGAGCGAATACCTTAATGCACTCTTCATTCTGAAGGTGCTTCAAGCCAAATATTCCTTTCAGAGATTTAAACAGTTATACAACCAAGAATGAAACAACACAGACGAAGTGTGAATGTGTCTGAAAGTCAGTACTGAAGCCGATCGAGCGAGACCGGTGCAGCCATGTCTGACTCTGGAGACGGACACCTCCTGGGTGTCGGCATGCAGTGAGTCTTATCTGGGTGTTGGGCCTCGCGTCTGCTGATGATGCCAGAGTTCCCAACTTTGGTTTGCTGGCTGTAGTGAGAATTTCAATTTCAAGACAAGTCTGCAAacatatttacatgtatgtaagagttttattaccttataaacagtctgtagggtttgtaaactaccacaacgcttttgatgtagtcaattttaggtttataatggaataatatatgttcgctgtaagatttcttgcatgagtgtgagagtctgaaagtgtgagtgtcacggAAGATGCATGCGAGGCGGCCACCCTGCTGAGCAGCGTGCGAGCTGAGATGCTGCTGCAGAGAGCAGACCTGAGGAGGCGCTTGCTGCTGATTCAGGGTAGATGCACACACATCCTGTGGAGAGCTAATTACTAAACGAGAGCTCAGCTTGGCGTGTTCATGGACGTGAGCCGAATCCCAACCACCGGTGCAGATATCAACACGGAGCATGCAGCGAGATTAAACAGATGACAGATCAAAGCGTGATGAATTGTTCGTTTTGTTTTTCCTATCTATTCAGGCACGTGAAGCTTGTGTACACCCATGACACTTTCCTCCCTTCAGCCCAACACAGGAAGTGACAATGCTTGTTTTCCCAATAGTAGACAGGAAAcggctttgaagaaaaaaacaggggggggggggttcatcttCTCTCAACCCTCAGCCAAAGAATAAACATCCTCTTTTCTGGCATAGATCTGCTTAGTCAAGGCtggtttcattttctttatCCGTTTTTCTTTCAGTACAGGCCCAGCACTAATTAGTAGCAGTATTTCCCCTCAAGCTTACAAACATGAAGAAGGTAAATCCTAACCTGTGCAGGTACAAAAAACAAGCGTCACACGCTGAACACACATGACATCCAAGCAGCATCCACAGAACCAGTCGTGCTGTCCGCTTCAGCCTCACCTTGCTGGTCTCCGGGCTCTCGGGGTCAAACCGAACCTGCTTGGCGGCAAGTTCCCGGCCAGTGTCGACGTCGTAGCACAGGTAAACCTGCCCAAAGGCACCCTGTCCCAACATCTTGCCACGGCGCCACGTCAGAGGGGCACTGGGAGCtgtggggagagagagagtagaGGAAGACAATCTTGATCAGAGGTTTTGAGAGTATCCTAATGCACAGCATGCATGCAACTACACAGTCATTGCTGCAGAAGCTGCATCTGGCTATTAAGGCCAAGAGTTCCTGCAGACTAGAAACTTATTTTCATGCTGCACTAAAAAGTAGCAGTAAACATTGGATCAGAACCCCACgggtggggcagggggcacAGCAGGAAGTGACACCTCCCCAGTGCGATGTGAGCCCAGCGCGGGGCTGCGGGCTGCACTCACACTTGCAGGGGAGGGTGCGCTCCTTGGGACGCAGCTGTCCCTGAGCCTCCAGCATCTGCCAGGCGGAACCCAGGCTCTCCTCGCTGTTGTTCAGCGAGCGACTCGACGGCACCAGCGTGAAGAGGTTCCCCTGAGCCCGGCGGATACGCGGGAAGGTGCGCCGGCCTGGGGAGGTGAAGAGCCGGCTCATGTCAGGAAGGCAGCACAGACTCCCCCAGAAGATAACCACAACCAGTGTCCAGCTGTGATCAGCATGGCAGACACACGTTTAAAAATAGTATTAACTGAAAGTGCTGATGACTATCACTCGCTTatgttattaaatataatttaaaggGGAATTTGTAATATCATGTTTAATATTATTGCCTGTAAAAATCGTGTTAACTTagttttattttgcttttagCCCGTGAACAATTAATTGAAGGATTAATTTAGGACTGATATACTAAAATAATTTAAGGTACTCTGACACAGTCAAAAACAGAATCACTGCAGGTTAACTCAGCTCAGAGCAAAGACTATCACTTGTTCTCTGAACCCCGGTGAAGTGAGGAACAGGCGTGGAGTGAGACCTTCATTGTGGTCTTTGTGCTGGGGGGAGAGGTGGTACCGCCTGGGGTAGGTGCCTCCTTTTGCAGTCCTGTCATGGACGTGCTTCTCGCGGTCTATGCCAGAGCAAAGAAACGAGACACGGTCACTGCAGCTGCCAGGCAGGAGTGGGCCAGGCTACTAGCCAGTCTACTAGCACCTACCGGAAAATTCCTGACGGTTGTCTGGGAAACTTTTGGCCCTGTACATCCGTGACTTCCTGagggctggactgcagggtcaAACAGTGCTGGTGAACATACGCGAAAGGCAGCGGTCCAGCCTACCTGTCCGCTTATCATCAGGCGCACGGCAACTTCAGAAAAGCCATCCATCCTTTAGTCTAGCTGTTTACCTGCTTCTTACACTCTTCCCTACCTTATAAACTCTTTATAATCTGCCCACCTCTAGCCGACAGTCTGTCTCAGAAATGCAATGCAAATTAAACAAGTTTACGAGGTATTTCCTGACAATCCAATGAAACGCTCCTCAGATACGCTGGCTGCAGCTGATTCGTATGTTGAATCAGTGCATCGTGGAAGAGAATCAGCGATTTTACTTGGTAGAAAAGGACTAGGGTATGTTTGCCATACATTAGGGTGTCCAGATAATCAATGTCAGAGAGGTCACATTGAGAAACTTCCCTTTTTACAACATACTTTATAACTGAACGGTTCCTGTGCTTGGCTGgatagttcagttcttcttgtgctttagtttgtttccttgattgaaagatttATTCAGCTGTTTAACATTCAAATCAGtggcacatgcatgattataggagactgaccaattaGCACAAAGCAAGAACTtgatgcttaagtgaaatccaggtccttttcattttaaatttcgGTTAGAAATTCTACCCTTACACCAAGTGTCCTCAATGACATGGATTATTTGGTTACCTTATCATGTGTTCAAACCAGAACACCAGGATATTCCTGCATAGCAGAACTGGGCCACATATCATAAGGGATTTCCCAGTGACCTCAAACGGTTGCCCTGACGCGTCACATCTGGCCAGTTAGAACCCAGGTTCTGTGTGGAGCCACCGGTCGACCTCACCTGTCCGAGCTGCTGTCCAGGGACAGGCAGCTGCCTGACACAGAGTTCTCCGCACTGCTCCAGGGGTCCGGCATCTAGGGGCACGGGACAATCAAACCATCAGGTATCCGAAAGTCAGTCGAGCGTGGGGTCGCATTAGATGGGCAGGAGGACATAAGTACTGTGACTCTGACACTTATTAATGGCTTTCTGGACATTAGAACCATTCCTATGGGAATTCCTGCAAATTAACCCACACTTGCTTGCCATGCCCTCCAGGACAGACGCTAAATATATAAGAGAAGCTGATGTGATGGGAAGTGTTTAAGagagtgagtgtgcatgtgtgtgtgtgtgtgtgtgtgtgtgtgtggggggggggctctgtctccAAACAGATCTCCCTGTCGTGCATTTTCTTCCAGCCAGATGCAGATAACATCTGTAGCCTTGCATcaggaaatgcaggaaaaggctGAGTGACCGTCTGCAGGAGAACAGGattaaaaaagagagaaagagagaatgagtgtgtgtgtgacagagagacagagagagagagatgatgaATGCCAGTGGCTCCAATTTTCTCTGCAGGGCCAAGCTGCTGCTGGATGGTGAGTGATGACTTCACTCACTTGTTTGTgacgaaacactcaggcagaaaCTGGGAGTCTGTCACTTATGAAATAACGGATCTAATGGTCTGAAAATGGTCATTTCTTTGCGACAGTGGCGTTGTGGCCATGGACACGCGGCATCATTCCCTCCCACCTACACTACGTAAATCGGAAGACAAACACTAAGGGAATGTGAATTTCCAGATAATTATCACACAATTATCACATTATGATGCCTAATATATTCTAAACGTTAAAACATTTCAAAATGGTTACATTTTATAGAGCCCAGTGTTAGTACAGTGCATTGTAAGAGGATGAAATCTCAGTATCGTTTCCTGTTCTTGGTAAACAGATAGGTGTCTACGCTGGGTGAGCACAGCACTCCCACGGTGTCACATCCACGATGTTACTCCAACTCCATCACTTACACAGCATCACTCCCAGATGGTCACACACACTGTCATACATATACATTACTCACACGCTATCACTCGCACACATTTACTCACATGCCGTCACTCCCATGTCGTCATTCCCATGCTGTCATTAGCATGCCGACACTCACATAGCATCATTCCCACTCTCTAACAGTCACTCACGTGACACAAAACTCACGTGCTGTCACTAACATACCATCACTCCCACACAATCAGTCACGTGCTGTCACTAACACGCTGTCACCCACAAGCCATCACCCACACACCGTCACTCATACGTTGTCACAAACACCCTCACCCAGGGATTTATAGATCCGAAAATGCTCTGCTGATCTCAGTGAACTGACAGGTGTCTGCCCCCGCCTGGGGGTGATGGCTGAGCCCGGCTCTGTGACTCACACACGGGTCCAGGTTCTCAGGGATGAACTCGCCCTCGCTGTTGATGCTGGTGTAGGAGCCCTGGCGTGCAATGTGCTGCTGCCGCTCTGGCACATATCCGGGAGGGGGGGAGCGGCGACCCGTGTTCTGGGAGCCTGgagcaggggtggggggcaattCTAGTCAAGGTTATCATAGAAATTTAGTGTGCAGACCAGCTTGAGAGCCCTTAAACACACTGAAGCTCAGGGTCACTCCTTACTACCAAGCTTCAGCTTCCTGCAGCTGATGTCTGGGCAATCTGCCGCACTCCTGTCCAACAGCAGCAGGTTAACCGTGATTTGTTCACTTCAGCGCAAGCATCTTGCTCTTACTGGCACTCTGCAGGCCTGGCCCTCACCCTACTCCTGAAGCACTGCTAAGGCACGCTAAGCTAACAGCATGccgcaatctgattggctggcctCCAGCGGCCCATTGTCGGGTAGTAAAGTAATGGTGGACAGGAAAAGGAAGAAGACCCACAACTTAGAGGAAGCCAGGCATACAAAAAAAAGTAGTAAGATGGGGGACTGTGGGGAGACTGACAGGGGAACAGCGCCTGTAATGTAAGCAATATGTGTTTTCCCATCTCTCCGGTATTTGAAGCTTTGATTCGTCAATCCGGAGCAAGCTACAGTAATCCTGATTGGATGCAATTATTACAGAGAGTCACTGTAAAAATATTCAAGATCAGGATGAAGTCTACATGACCTACATGACTTGAGATGAGAACCACAGTGAAAAAACAGCAGAAGCTATAATTATTTTCCCAGAGTCTACAGACATGCAACTGGCCccccatgtgtgagtgtgtacggTGTGGGCCCTGCCATGTGCTGCCACTCCATCCTGGATGTCAAAAGCCTTTGTGCCTTGTGCCTCCTGGGCCTATTTTTAGCAAAGCTCCAGTCAGAGGTCTGGCTTCCAGAACCTTCTGCCCATCCAAGCTTTGCAGGCGAACCCGAGGCCACTGTGAGATGCTGTGCACACTCACCGGTGGAGTGGTGCTGCCCCCGGGGCTCGGGGGGGTGGAAGGCAGCGGTGACATCACTCGAGGACAGGGAGGTCTTGATACGCACCTGCTTACAGGCAGAGAcatgggaggggggtggagcCTACAGGCAGAGCAAGACAGTCATGTTATTAATTTTATCATGCCTGACGTGATCTTTAATTCTAATAAGTCATTAACAATGAGTTCTACAAATTAGTCCTGTAAATATCGAAAATTGAAAAGTAACTGTCTATGAGCAAGGGGCATATACATTGATGGGGCCAAAAAAAGTTGATTGGCCGCCAGTGTGTAGCCTTCCCTGTTAGTCACTAATTCAAAACATGTCATTGGCTAAAGATAAGGTGATATCCTCTGTATCAATTATAGCCCCTTTTATGCCCCCACCTTCTTAAATGCTAGAATCACCCCTGCTATGACCTGTACTTTGACTACTTCCTCCCGGCAGTAATCGCAGCTTCAAACTCATCATTGTCCCCTCGAGTCCATTTTACATTTTGTGAAACCTCTTTTCCAAGACCCAacagtgattaaaaaaaataaaaacatgatcCATGATGCACTGGGACAAGCTACTGTGCTGGACAATATTCTTGAGATgctgaaaaactaaaatttaagAAGCATTTGATGTTGAGTGACTTTGACCCCTGAGGGCAACCACAGACTTGAAGGTGGTTCATACAGTAGTTACTGTGGATGTGCCACCACACGTGACTGTGATGATATAATTTTCGTCGTCAAGGTCAGGCATGGGGACTGTTTGGGGGGGCGTATATGAGAGCGTACACTACTTGAAAATTGAAAAAAATGCAGACAGTGTTTTCAGTGACAGAAACGCGCCTTGATTGTTTATTAGCCAATGGTAAAGTAGCCTTAAGTCAGAAAGGAGATCAGACCAAAGACTGTATACACACACCTTTTCAATCCACTATGATCAGAATGATAACAAAGAATGGCTAATCGATTCAAAGTAAAGTCGCCTGAAAGTCTGGAAATATTGGCATTTACAATATATATTCTGTCTCTGGGATTATAAAGACTCCCAAATGGCTGCAAACTAAAACAACTATGCTTATAACAGCAATACCACATACCTGTCCTAGTATCAATCTTATTACAGTTTTGATATTTCATTtagtttttatgtttattttcaaTGTTCAATCGAAATCCagttttgttttaattatttatcaGTGCGGTTTTGTTACTTTTTAGTTTACATATGTATCTTTTTTAgtttcttttatattttagttTCAATTTAAGTAATTTTATTTCTAAGCAGAAAGTTGTAGGACTTTGCTAGGTACTACAAGATGTTGTCATGTAGTGCTGTTGTCCATTTCTATGGTTCAAGTGTTTTGCAGGTAAGAAGCCCAATGATAAACAGATCAGTACTTTAGCTAAATAGtattaaaaattgttttaaaaaaaaaaataatttgacaaTTGTTCACTTCAGTTAGTTTcaga
The sequence above is a segment of the Brienomyrus brachyistius isolate T26 chromosome 5, BBRACH_0.4, whole genome shotgun sequence genome. Coding sequences within it:
- the LOC125742255 gene encoding mitogen-activated protein kinase kinase kinase 3-like; protein product: MDEHQALQSIMKDLVALQTSRRQPLPGCGSGRPKAVNSTSRKNDVRVKFEFSGEIRVLMFGRPVQFEDLKQKVATMFGQRLNLYYMNNELSIPLNSQENLDTAIDLLDRSSSMKSIRILLLHSEHKEAPPPSHVSACKQVRIKTSLSSSDVTAAFHPPEPRGQHHSTGSQNTGRRSPPPGYVPERQQHIARQGSYTSINSEGEFIPENLDPCMPDPWSSAENSVSGSCLSLDSSSDSPALRKSRMYRAKSFPDNRQEFSDREKHVHDRTAKGGTYPRRYHLSPQHKDHNEGRRTFPRIRRAQGNLFTLVPSSRSLNNSEESLGSAWQMLEAQGQLRPKERTLPCKSPSAPLTWRRGKMLGQGAFGQVYLCYDVDTGRELAAKQVRFDPESPETSKEVSTLECEIQLLKSLHHERIVQYYGCLRDHGEKTLTIFMEYMPGGSVKDQLKAYGALTENVTRKYTKQILDGMSYLHSNMIVHRDIKGANILRDSAGNVKLGDFGASKRLQTICMSGTGIRSVTGTPYWMSPEVISGEGYGRKADVWSLGCTVVEMLTEKPPWAEFEAMAAIFKIATQPTVPALPAHTSELTRDFLRRIFVDARLRPSTEELLRHPFAQLLY